In Eremothecium gossypii ATCC 10895 chromosome II, complete sequence, the genomic window CATCTCGCCGATTCCGATCAACCTGCGGATCTACTCGCCGCACGTGTTGACCTTGACGCTGGTCGACCTGCCGGGGCTGACGAAGGTGCCCGTCGGGGACCAGCCGGTGGACATCGAGTCCCAGATCAAGAACATGATCATGCAGTATATCTCGAAGCCCAATGCCATAATACTTGCGGTCAACGCGGCCAACGCGGACCTCGCCAACAGCGACGGCTTGAAGCTTGCGCGCGAGGTGGACCCGGAGGGCACCAGGACGATCGGCGTGCTAACGAAGATCGACCTGATGGACGAGGGCACGGATGTTGTCGATATATTGTCTGGGCGGATCATCCCGTTGAGGTATGGCTATGTTCCGGTGATCAACAGAGGACAGAAGGATATCGAGTCCAGAAAGACCATCAGAGAGGCATTGAACGACGAGAAGCGGTTCTTTGAAAACCACCCATCCTACAGCTCCAACGCAAACTACTGCGGCACACCGTACCTGGCCAAAAAGCTGAACTCCATATTACTACATCACATCAGGCAGACGCTACCTGAGATCAAAAACAAGATCGAGCTGTCTTTGAAGAAGTACCAGGCCGAGCTCCTTGCATTGGGCCCCGAGACGCTTGATTCCCCCAACTCCATTGTGCTCTCCATGATCACTGATTTTTCCAAGGAGTACACTGGTATTCTGGACGGTGAAGCCAAGGAGCTTTCCAGCCAAGAGCTTTCTggaggtgccagaatatCTTTCGTGTTCCACGAAATATTCAAAGGTGGAGTCTACGCGTTGGATCCTTTTGACCAAATAAAGGACTCTGATATCAGAACGATCATGTATAACAGTTCCGGTGCAGCTCCTTCTCTCTTCGTGGGAACAGAAGCGTTTGAAGTGCTTGTCAAGCAGCAAATCCAGAGATTCGAGGACCCATCGTTACGTCTGGTGGCGTTAATATTTGATGAGCTTGTGAGAATACTAAGGGAGATTATTTCACAACCAAAATATGCCAGGTACCCTGGGCTAAGGGAAGCCATATCGAACTACTTTATTCAATACCTAAAGGAACGTATTATCCCTGCTAATGACTTCGTTGTGGACATTATCAAGTCTGAGCAAACGTATATAAATACTGCTCACCCTGATTTGCTAAAGGGTTCACAGGCCATGGCCATGGTGGAGGAGAGATTACATCCTAAACAGGTCGATCCAAAGACAGGAAAATCATTGCCGCCGACGGTACAGCACACAGACAAGGGCTCCAGTGGCATTTTTGGTGGATTCTTTGCTTCGAAGAACAAGAAGAAATTGACTGCTTTGGAGGCCCCTCCCTCTGTTTTGAAAGCCACGGGCCAGATGACCGAGAGGGAGACACTAGAGACAGAGGTTATCAAGTTGCTAATTGAAAGCTATTTTAGCATAGTCAAGAGAACAGTCGCTGACTTGATCCCAAAGGCAGTCATGTTAAAACTTATTGTTAAAAGTAAGAATGACATCCAGAAGATCTTGTTAGAGAAATTGTATGGAAACCAGGACATTGAAGAGTTGACCAAAGAGAACGATATCACAATCCAGCGTAGGAAGGAATGCCATAATATGGTACAGATCTTAAAGCATGCAAGTGAAATTGTTTCTTCTGTTTGAGGTTTAATTACCCATTGTATATTAAAAGTACTTCAGATGATATATATTTAGCTCCTATTCCATGCATACTTAATATATACACCAAGAGTGACTGTTGCTGCTCTGCTAAAGAAAAACGTCCATATAGTGTATGGATTCATGAATTATGTTGACTCACCATGTCTCTAGTTCTGACAGTTTAAGCCGGAACTTACAGAACCGTACGAGTCTCGCATTTTTGTTTCAATACGCACAAATGTACCTTTCCGCCAATTCAAAGTCTTGAACTAATCATAGAGTCGAAATATTACTAGTTGATGCTTGAAGTTATGAAGGGGCTCTTCCAATCATCATAAGAAGTCTTTATAATCCAAAAGGGTTGTTGCATACCTAACTGTGACCAGGTATGATTCTGTCCTAATTTTTTATATAGATATTTAAGTCGGTAGTGAGAGCGATTATTGAAGAGTGTCGATATTAACCATTATCGCGCACATGCAAATAGTATTATTACCTCTCAACCATTATATGCCGAATTATGCTCATTAGATTACAGTAATTTAATTAGAAGTCTTATCTATCTGCTATAGTTGAAAAATATTATTCGAACTTCTTTTTCTTAATGGTCATATTTTAGAACAGTCGTCGTTGTAGCTAGATATTCCGAAATATAAAGAAAGTAGTTCAGATTACTCGTGTATTTTTAGATATTTTAAAAAATAAATAATAAATATAATAAAAGAAAATAATAAAATAATGGAATGATAAAAAACATGAGAACGTACGGTTATTGTATATACTTGAGTTGCTCGTTGATTAGGTTTTAACCAGTCACTATTGAATAGTGCAATGCTTGTCTGAAGGTAGCCTAAACTATATGCAATCAACCATGAAAACAACTATTAATATTGCCTAAGTAATAATATATCATGCAGGTATTTTTAAATCATGTGACCGTAAACTTTAAATATTAAATTTATCTAATAATTATATAAATTATTCTAAAATAAAACAAGTATTTACCTACATAATATATTAATATATATTATTATTAAACTAGAACTTTATTAAGTTCAATAATATAGTATAAAGCTTAAATAGGAATATATAAATAATTTATTGTATGGTATTTCCGAACTTATATTTAAACTTAAAAATGATAATATATATTTATTATATATATATGAAAAAAAAACTATTTTTTTGGTTTTTTAAAAAATTCACGTTTAAATTATCTTGTATTTTGTCGGCTCTTTTCTTAACTAACAAACAGTAAGTAGCCCCATTACCTATATACATAATATTATCATCTATGGAGAAGAACTCTTTTCTTGATGGAAAGAAACCAGCTATCGAACATTCTTCAACAGCACTGTTGAAGTGAAGTAGTATAATTCACAAGTTAACTGGTATCTTATTTGTCATATTGTGTCATCATATCACGTGGATGACCACTGTGGAATATCATCATTATGTCTCTACATTCAATAATAATAGTAATAGTGTCTTACCTTTGTATTTGTATCTTCACTCACATAAATATGGCTCATAGACGTTTTTAATCTGTTTCAACTACCATACAACCAAGAGTATCTGGTAGTAACAGCAAGCTACAAATGTCTACTAACGTCACCTGGCACGCCAATATAAATTATGATGAAAGGGTTTCCCTAAGGAACCAAAAAGGCTGTACAGTTTGGCTGACGGGCCTCAGTGCATCCGGTAAAAGGTATGTGTTCAAGATAAATCTTAGTCATCCAGAGTATTAACAATAAATTAAAACGCAGTACTATTGCTTGCACACTAGAAAAATTGTTATTGCTAGAAGGTATATCTGCGTACAGATTGGATGGTGACAATATCAGGTTTGGATTAAATAAAGACTTGGGTTTCACCGAAGAAGATCGTAATGAAAATATTCGAAGAATTGCTGAAGTTGCTAAATTGTTTGCGGACTCGTGCACTGTAGCGATAGCGGCCTTTATTTCCCCTTATAAGGCGGATAGGGAAAAGGCTAGAGAATTGCACAAGGATGCAGGGTTAGACTTCATCGAAGTCTTCATCGATGTTCCCATAGAGGTCGCAGAAAACAGAGACCCGAAAGAATTGTACAAAAAAGCCAGAGCTGGTATTATCAAGGATTTCACCGGTATCTCTGCTCCGTATGAAGCACCTGAAAATCCAGATATCCACTTACGCACCGATAAAGAAACCGTTGAACAATGTGCTGATCACATACTGCAGTTTCTGAAAAAGCTAGAGATACTGCaatcttcttctgcttGTTCTAACCACAGCAACAGTGTCGAGACCGCGGTGTGAATTTATTAGTTTAGATGTGTATACGCACTAGAAATTGAGGAAATTATCCTCGCTTTAGGCTGTTCAGTCTAGCCTGCAACTCGTCATCTGTATTCGAAGATGCCGACAGTGCACCACCTGTATCATTACTTACCACTGGGATTGCCACTCTTGCCTCCGCTGCCGCAGAATTCTTGACCAGGCCCTGAGGCGCGTCCTCTAACTTGTTGTTCAAGCCGACTCCGATTTCATCCAAGACTTTGTTGATAATTTCTTCGGCCTCCTCATCTTCTTCAAGCTCATCACCCATAGCATCATCAATAGCCTCATCCATAAATTCTTGTCTCTGATCCATCATGTCGTTCTGACGTTCAAATTCCATGGATATTCTTTGTAACTGCGGGAGGTTCATTGACCTGTTCATGCTCGAAAGAAGACCTGTAGCTTCTCGCATGGAAATAGCCATCTGATCGCTACTTCTAACGGCCTGTATCCGCAAAGAGATAGCTTGGAGTTGTGTCTTCATGCCATTAAACTTCTCGATATACCTTTTTGTCCGCACTAAGTCCTTAGCTTGGATTTTAGCCGCGTTAATTTGTCCATTTTTCGCGGACTTTTTGATATCCTGGACCAAACGTTTTTCTTGCGCCTCCAGTTTCCGCTTCTCCCTCTCTAGTTCGCGCTGAGTCCTATCCAAAGCATTTTGGTTCTGTAAAAGATTCCCATCGGTTAGTGCTTGTCCAGATGCCGTCGCTAACTTTCATGCTGTGCATACCTTTTTCAACCTCTCCTGCGGGGTAACGCTCTTACCGAACGCCCACTCAAACAAACTCATCCTTGAAAGATGCAGAAGGCTCTACGCATGGGTTCTGTTTCAGTAAAAGAGGGGTTCATAGCTTTTATGTTTCCTCTGCATTTCCTCACTAATACTGTTCGTACATATGGACATAGCCTCTGAAATTTTTGATCATCCAGCTTTCTGAAGACCAGCTGGTTGGTTACCTGACGAACTTGCTAGCAGTGGAACACGCCTATATGCAAGATGCTTTATGAACTCGTTAGTATCGCTCGTGTTACAAACCCACTAGCTGTCCATGCAGAGGCTAAACAGCTGGCGACTACTATTGGCAAGCTGGTTATAGAAAACCGTGGCGTTGTCCGGAAGATTATTCCAATCGGCAACAAACTTCTACCAAGAATACAGAAGAAGGACCAGGAGCGACATTTCCAGGGCTACCATTTTCTGATGCTTTTTGACTCCTCTGCACCTGTTCAGTCAGAAATATTAAGGACGCTGAGAAGTGATCCGCGAGTGCTGAGGGCATCGATCATGAAGGTGGATACTTCAAAAAAACTGGACGCTGTGTCGTCCCTTGAGCGGGCAGCTGGTTACGGTTCGATTCCTGAGAAGGCCAAGGGTGGTATTTCATTCTGATGGACGCGCGGAATGGGGGTTTCAACATCATGTATTAAGTTTAGTACCA contains:
- the VPS1 gene encoding dynamin-like GTPase VPS1 (Syntenic homolog of Saccharomyces cerevisiae YKR001C (VPS1)), which encodes MDEHLIATINKLQDALAPLGGGSQSPVDLPQITVVGSQSSGKSSVLENIVGRDFLPRGSGIVTRRPLVLQLINRRGKKGDKRNAHGDLLELDVAADQKTGQSEDNAEEWGEFLHAPGKKFYNFDQIRQEIVNETEKLTGKNAGISPIPINLRIYSPHVLTLTLVDLPGLTKVPVGDQPVDIESQIKNMIMQYISKPNAIILAVNAANADLANSDGLKLAREVDPEGTRTIGVLTKIDLMDEGTDVVDILSGRIIPLRYGYVPVINRGQKDIESRKTIREALNDEKRFFENHPSYSSNANYCGTPYLAKKLNSILLHHIRQTLPEIKNKIELSLKKYQAELLALGPETLDSPNSIVLSMITDFSKEYTGILDGEAKELSSQELSGGARISFVFHEIFKGGVYALDPFDQIKDSDIRTIMYNSSGAAPSLFVGTEAFEVLVKQQIQRFEDPSLRLVALIFDELVRILREIISQPKYARYPGLREAISNYFIQYLKERIIPANDFVVDIIKSEQTYINTAHPDLLKGSQAMAMVEERLHPKQVDPKTGKSLPPTVQHTDKGSSGIFGGFFASKNKKKLTALEAPPSVLKATGQMTERETLETEVIKLLIESYFSIVKRTVADLIPKAVMLKLIVKSKNDIQKILLEKLYGNQDIEELTKENDITIQRRKECHNMVQILKHASEIVSSV
- the MET14 gene encoding adenylyl-sulfate kinase (Syntenic homolog of Saccharomyces cerevisiae YKL001C (MET14); 1-intron) — translated: MSTNVTWHANINYDERVSLRNQKGCTVWLTGLSASGKSTIACTLEKLLLLEGISAYRLDGDNIRFGLNKDLGFTEEDRNENIRRIAEVAKLFADSCTVAIAAFISPYKADREKARELHKDAGLDFIEVFIDVPIEVAENRDPKELYKKARAGIIKDFTGISAPYEAPENPDIHLRTDKETVEQCADHILQFLKKLEILQSSSACSNHSNSVETAV
- the DID4 gene encoding ESCRT-III subunit protein DID4 (Syntenic homolog of Saccharomyces cerevisiae YKL002W (DID4); 1-intron) produces the protein MSLFEWAFGKSVTPQERLKKNQNALDRTQRELEREKRKLEAQEKRLVQDIKKSAKNGQINAAKIQAKDLVRTKRYIEKFNGMKTQLQAISLRIQAVRSSDQMAISMREATGLLSSMNRSMNLPQLQRISMEFERQNDMMDQRQEFMDEAIDDAMGDELEEDEEAEEIINKVLDEIGVGLNNKLEDAPQGLVKNSAAAEARVAIPVVSNDTGGALSASSNTDDELQARLNSLKRG
- the MRP17 gene encoding mitochondrial 37S ribosomal protein bS6m (Syntenic homolog of Saccharomyces cerevisiae YKL003C (MRP17)), producing the protein MLYELVSIARVTNPLAVHAEAKQLATTIGKLVIENRGVVRKIIPIGNKLLPRIQKKDQERHFQGYHFLMLFDSSAPVQSEILRTLRSDPRVLRASIMKVDTSKKLDAVSSLERAAGYGSIPEKAKGGISF